The DNA segment GTCATGACGTGCTCGCTCGCGGGTTATTGGGCCTTCAGGCCTTTGATATCCAGTGGCATCGACACCCCCAACAACACGTCGGGCGAGTCCTCCGTCATGCCAAAGCCGGCATTGATGTTGACGATGTAGTCTGGCGAGGTCCTCAGCCCCAGCGAGAAGTTCATGATCGAACTGGTCTGCTCGGTACCCTCGAAGCTGGTGTCGGCGAAGGTGTAAGTCGGCTTGAAGGTCTGCGCCATCTGGTAGGAAGTGGAGAGCGAAACGTCATAGGACAGCGCATAGGCAAAGCCCATGCTGAACGACAGGGTCGAGCCCGGATCGACTTTCTCCAGCTTGCGCCCGCCACGCGCCTGATTGATGTCGGTCACCGGCACGTTGTAGGTGTAACCCAGCGAGCCGAAGAGCACCACTGGGTCGATCACATAAGATAGGTTGGCACCACCGCCGATGCTGTAATAACCGCTGCCAGTCGACAGGTCTTTGTCGCTGTTGATGTCGTAGGGGCTGGTGCCAGTGGGCAAACCCAGGGTGGCATACAGGGTCGTCACCGGCTTGCCACGCACCGAGGCCCAAGGCTGCCAGCGCAGGCTGGCAGAGAGATCGCCCAAGCTGTAGGCGTTCAAATCGCGTTCGGTGTCGTACTTGGCAATAAACGGCAGGCGCATGCTGAAGGTCAGGTTGTCCCAGACCCCGTAATCGAAGGTGAAAGAGTTGGTGAAGGTATGCTGTGCCTCGCTTTGCGCAAGCACGCTGAACACATTGTTGCCGGTGCGCACGCTCTGGATCTGGGTGTCGCGCACCAGCGAGTAGTCGAAGCCATAGGTCAGCGTACGCTCTCCCTTTTTCAGCAGCGTGTAGCTCTTTTCCGCCGCCTGAAAAACCTGTTCCAGCGCCTTGGCGCTGTCAGCGTCATCCTCCTTCTTGCTCAACGCCTCACGGGCATCCTCGACCGAGGGCTCAGCAGCCCATAACGACTGCGCCACAGTTAGCGCCAGCATGACTAGCCATGCACACCTCTTCACACCCATGACGCTATCCCCAGTTATTTTTGTTATGCCGGGCATTGGTTGCCGTGAACATCACTTGCGCCGGATGTACTGAATATCGCCCCCGGAACCCAGTTCAGTGGCCTGATTCTCGGAGAACTTGGTGATTTGTGGGAACTCGCGAAAGGCCAGCAGGCTTATCGTACGGTCATCGATGATGCGCAAATCACGCTCGGTCAAAGCCATCGCGTTATGCGGTTCCTGCCCGCTGGGAAAGATCACGAAAAGCACGTTCTGATCCCAGATTTCCTCGAAGCGGGTACGGGTAAAACTGATATTGCCGAGGGCCGGATCGGCGACGAAGACGTGGTCGTTATAGACATCGCGCACCACCACGAAATGCTTGAAACCGGCATATTCGATCGGCACCAGCGCCGGATGCTCCAGTTCGTCCAGATCGGAGAACGCCGCGCGGAAGCCGCCGCTTTTGTAACCCAAAGCGGCGACGAAACGTTTCATGTCCAGCAGCGAAAAACCCCGCCGCTCGACGATTTTGTCCGCCTCACCGTAGCGCAGCAGCCCCTCCATCACTTGCCGCTCTTGCAGATTACGGCCAAGGAAATAGTCGAGCATGCTGGTCAGCGCCGCCGAACCGCAGCTGTAGTCATAGGCCTGACGGATCACATTGCGAAACTGCAACTGGCTCATCGGCTCCAACGTCACCGACTCGCGCAGCGGGCCATTGGGCGTCAGCGATTGGGTGAGATTGACGGTGCCTTGTGCCGGCGGCTTGGTGTCCACCGCTTCGGTGAAGCCAAATACACCGATCAGGCTACCCAGGAGAATCTCGATCATTTGCAGTCCTGATGGAGCGACTTTTATTAGGAGAAAAGCCTTATCAGCCGAGGCCGATAAGGCTTTCCAGGTCTAACCTGCCAAACTAACTCAGTGACCCCAGACCTTTACAGTGGTACCGGCCATGTTCATGTCGCTGATGGCCAGGGCGCCGATGCTGGCAGCGCCGGTGACGGCGCCGGCGGCATAGGTGCCACCGACATAGATGCCGCCCACGGAAACGGTGCCAGTCATACCCGGCAGGCCAATGGCCAGTTGCTTCAAGCCGGCGCCGTTATCGATCACATCAACGGTCACAGGGGCCGTATCGAGAATAGTGAAACCAGAGAAAGCGATGTTGTTCAGGTGCAGGCTATTGCCTGAATCGGTGTAGGCCACGTTGCCGATGGCGCCACCGAAGTTACCGGAGATGCTGATCCCATCCTGACCGGTCACAGTCGACAGAGCGGAGTCATCCATCGCTTTCAGATCGGCTTGAGCCATGAACGGAACAGCCAGTACAGCAGCGACAAGAGCCAGTTGTTTTAAGCTTTTCATTGTTGTTGTCTCCAAAGATCACAGATGGGTTGTTCCCCGGGCACTACCGTCGACTCCTGTCACTGGCAGCTGAATCGGCTCACGCCGATCTCCAGGCCTGACGCTGCTTCCCTAGTCGCATCAGCTCTGGACTCGTGAAGCACTGTGCTTCCCGCCCTGGTTACAAAACTACTGGGCCCGCTCCCGCCTGCCAGCCCATCCAAGGGATGGAGCACGGCCGAGGGCTAGCCCTACCGCGTGATCAAGCCTCGCTCAACAACCCCATGCTCTTACCCTTGAGTACCGCTTGCGTGCGGCTGCGCACCCCTAACTTGGCGAACAGGTTATGCAGATGCCATTTGATCGTGGCCTCCGACAAATGCACCGCCTGGGCAATGTCACGGTTCGACAAGCCCGCCGCCACGAAGCGCAAAATCTCCCGCTCGCGGTGGCTAACATCTTGATTCTCATTGAAACTTTCAGGATCTACGGCCAACCGGCGGCATTGCTCACGAAGCAACTCCGCCACCCCTTGCCAAGCGGCTGAACGCTTCGGTTCCGCCACCCGCCAGGCGTCCCAGAGCGGTAGCAGCCACAACGCATCATCCTGGAATAACCGGCGGTAGCCACTGTTCCAGGCATCTTCGAGGGTTGGCTGAAACAAGGCGAAGGCTTTTTCGCTGTTACCTTTGCGCCAATACGCCACAGAAAGTAACAAGGACAGACGCAAGCGGCGGTCACGCTGGTGATCCGCGGTTTGTTTTGCCAAGCAGGCTTCCAGACTGGCTTGCGCTTTATCCGCACGCCGCTCGCAGAGAGCCAGGCGTGCCTCGGAAAGTGCCAGCGCAGTCTCTGCATCGAGGTAACGCCCTGCCGGCAACACGGCCAAGTGCCGCTGCATTTGCAAGCACACGCGCTCGGCCTCATTCGGCCGCCGCAACCAGAGTAGAAACTGCACCTTACAACTCATGCCCAGGGCAAACACGCGTTCGTAACCTGCACCGTGCAGCTCTGCCAGCCATTCGTCGAGCTGGGCCAGACCTTGCTCGGGCTCGCCAGCGAAGAAACGCGCCCGTGCCATGACCAATTTGCCCCGGCTAATCAACTCGATCGGTGTCGCAACGTCGCGCCAGGTCGTGGCCAGTGGTAATTCGGCGAGAATGGCCGCATGCCGATCCTGTTCGTAGAGCAAATCCGCATAGGCCAGGGCCAACGGCCCGCCGACCCGACTGCGCCGACCGAACACCCGCTCCACCCGCCCGCGCGCGGCCTCGGCCAGTGCGCGCCCGCGCTCGAGTTCACCGTTCTCCTTGCAGATCAGTGCCTCGATCAAGCTGGTCATCACATGCAGGTATTCACTTTCGACCAGGCGCAAGTTGTCACGCGCCAGCGCAATCGACTTGGCCGCTTCGCCGAATTCA comes from the Pseudomonas cavernicola genome and includes:
- a CDS encoding transporter → MLALTVAQSLWAAEPSVEDAREALSKKEDDADSAKALEQVFQAAEKSYTLLKKGERTLTYGFDYSLVRDTQIQSVRTGNNVFSVLAQSEAQHTFTNSFTFDYGVWDNLTFSMRLPFIAKYDTERDLNAYSLGDLSASLRWQPWASVRGKPVTTLYATLGLPTGTSPYDINSDKDLSTGSGYYSIGGGANLSYVIDPVVLFGSLGYTYNVPVTDINQARGGRKLEKVDPGSTLSFSMGFAYALSYDVSLSTSYQMAQTFKPTYTFADTSFEGTEQTSSIMNFSLGLRTSPDYIVNINAGFGMTEDSPDVLLGVSMPLDIKGLKAQ
- a CDS encoding C39 family peptidase; the protein is MIEILLGSLIGVFGFTEAVDTKPPAQGTVNLTQSLTPNGPLRESVTLEPMSQLQFRNVIRQAYDYSCGSAALTSMLDYFLGRNLQERQVMEGLLRYGEADKIVERRGFSLLDMKRFVAALGYKSGGFRAAFSDLDELEHPALVPIEYAGFKHFVVVRDVYNDHVFVADPALGNISFTRTRFEEIWDQNVLFVIFPSGQEPHNAMALTERDLRIIDDRTISLLAFREFPQITKFSENQATELGSGGDIQYIRRK
- a CDS encoding DUF6160 family protein codes for the protein MKSLKQLALVAAVLAVPFMAQADLKAMDDSALSTVTGQDGISISGNFGGAIGNVAYTDSGNSLHLNNIAFSGFTILDTAPVTVDVIDNGAGLKQLAIGLPGMTGTVSVGGIYVGGTYAAGAVTGAASIGALAISDMNMAGTTVKVWGH